In the Diachasmimorpha longicaudata isolate KC_UGA_2023 chromosome 1, iyDiaLong2, whole genome shotgun sequence genome, one interval contains:
- the LOC135162961 gene encoding vinculin isoform X2 — MPVFHTKTIESILEPVAQQVSRLVILHEEAEDGNAMPDLGRPVQVVSMAVTNLVKVGKETINSSDDALLKQDMPSALQRVEGASRLLEEASALLKHDPYSGPARKKLIEGSRGILQGTSSLLLCFDESEVRKIIRECKRVLDYLAVTEVIETMEDLVHFLKNLSPCLSKVSREVSAREKELTHQVHREILVRCLDQVKTLAPILICSMKIFIHIISQGGKGAEEAAENRNYLSGRMSDELNEIIRVLQLTTYDEEEWDADQLTVLKKAQSAIESRVRAAHDWLDDGRAMRGGVGEKSIRQIIEQAERLAERYLHPMQAEPLRKLAGEISTMTDALCELRQDGKGTTPQAESLARGIKDKLNELRSSVASALVAADKSGLAQTAHTVAGRLEQANKWLLNPQQDDKGLGQRAIAMIIHEGKKVAEGLPGIHKAEILQLCDEVDTLSHQLADLCAHGQGNTPRAQEIARQLSQKLYELKNRIQQAVVSRVVEDFIDITTPLKQFTDAVLIPEGTPGREQNFNEKTHTLQSFSSRAAKTARMVAAGGSGGNKKLAEALLTSASQVESLTPQLVNAGRIRMSYPESKAAHEHFENLRQQFAETMQRTRGLCDEATDSADFIRTSEEQMQKHAFLCEEAIVKQHPQKMVDNTAAIARLANRVILVAKQESDNSEDLPYIQRVNQATDVLQHSVTPMVQDAKSVAMNITDGPAISRWRESNRALLNSVGQVRRAVHTDQRTSPDLSQLRINDEAKVPPPRHTFFADKVGEPLRNQPSPSNLKAISPILGGGKPQHGSVSPLPKWARGGDNPALLYEELASDDVDKSPHVGGHYDNNYRNEEDDDMAPPRPPLPGSDVAPPRPPPPETDDEDEMFMHAPQPNQPIMMAAHGLHQEVRQWSSKDNDIIAAAKKMAILMARLSGLVRGEGGNKRDLIACAKDIAEASQEVTHLAKELARECTDKRIRTNLLQVCERIPTIGTQLKILSTVKATMLGAQEMLPTWEELMLYDEIIGCSTEEDQEATDMLVGNAQNLMQSVKETVRAAECASIKIRTASGMKLRWVRRQPWYQY; from the exons ATGCCGGTGTTTCACACGAAGACCATCGAGAGTATCCTCGAGCCTGTGGCACAGCAG GTCTCGCGGCTCGTGATTCTTCATGAAGAGGCTGAAGATGGCAACGCTATGCCTGACCTTGGCCGTCCTGTCCAGGTGGTCAGCATGGCAGTGACAAATCTTGTCAAAGTTGGAAAAGAAACAATCAATTCCTCGGACGATGCGCTACTTAAGCAAGACATGCCCTCAGCATTGCAGCGGGTTGAGGGGGCTTCTAGGCTGTTGGAGGAGGCTTCAGCATTGCTTAAACATGATCCGTACTCAGGACCAGCTAg aaaaaaactgATAGAAGGCTCTCGTGGAATTCTCCAAGGCACGAGTTCCCTTCTTCTCTGTTTCGACGAAAGTGAAGTGAGAAAAATCATTCGTGAATGTAAACGGGTATTGGATTATCTCGCTGTAACCGAAGTGATTGAAACAATGGAGGATCTTGTccattttttgaagaatttaagCCCCTGTCTGAGTAAAGTTTCGCGTGAAGTTAGCGCGAGGGAGAAGGAATTGACGCACCAGGTGCACAGAGAAATTCTAGTCCGTTGTTTGGATCAAGTCAAGACACTGGCCCCTATTCTTATATGCtcgatgaaaatattcattcacaTTATATCACAAGGTGGCAAGGGAGCTGAGGAGGCAGCCGAAAATCGTAATTACTTATCTGGGCGAATGTCGGATGAGTTGAATGAAATCATTCGGGTTCTCCAACTTACTACTTATGATGAGGAAGAGTGGGATGCTGATCAATTAACG GTTTTAAAGAAGGCTCAGAGTGCTATTGAGTCTCGTGTACGAGCAGCACACGATTGGCTCGACGACGGAAGGGCAATGCGTGGTGGTGTCGGTGAAAAGAGTATTAGACAAATTATTGAACAGGCAGAGAGGCTGGCTGAGAGATATTTACACCCAATGCAGGCAGAACCCCTAAGAAAACTCGCTGGTGAAATTTCAACTATGACAGATGCACTCTGTGAGCTTCGTCAGGATGGCAAag GAACTACACCACAAGCAGAGTCCCTCGCTCGTGGAATAAAGGATAAATTGAATGAACTCCGATCGTCAGTGGCATCTGCTCTTGTGGCAGCTGACAAGTCTGGGCTTGCTCAGACGGCGCACACAGTAGCTGGACGTCTTGAGCAGGCTAACAAGTGGTTATTAAATCCTCAACAAGATGACAAGGGACTAGGACAGAGAGCCATTGCCatgattattcatgaaggcAAAAAG GTTGCTGAGGGTCTGCCAGGCATTCACAAAGCAGAAATCCTCCAGTTATGCGACGAAGTCGATACTCTATCCCATCAACTGGCCGACCTCTGTGCTCATGGTCAAGGCAACACTCCACGAGCTCAAGAAATAGCTCGTCAATTGTCGCAGAAACTCtacgaattgaaaaatcgcatTCAACAAGCGGTTGTCTCTCGAGTAGTCGAGGATTTCATCGACATAACAACCCCATTGAAACAATTCACCGATGCCGTCTTGATCCCTGAGGGTACCCCAGGACGTGAacagaatttcaatgaaaaaacacACACTCTCCAGAGTTTCTCTAGCAGGGCAGCTAAAACCGCCAGAATGGTGGCCGCTGGAGGCAGCGGAGGTAACAAAAAACTCGCTGAGGCACTTCTCACTAGTGCATCACAAGTAGAATCACTGACGCCACAGTTGGTCAATGCTGGGAGAATCAGGATGAGCTATCCAGAGAGCAAAGCAGCGCACGagcattttgaaaatttacgtCAACAATTTGCTGAGACAATGCAGAGAACCCGAGGTCTCTGTGATGAAGCAACTGATAGTGCAGATTTTATAAGAACTTCGGAGGAGCAGATGCAAAAGCACGCTTTTCTGTGTGAAGAGGCCATTGTAAAGCAACATCCACAAAAGATGGTGGACAATACTGCTGCCATTGCTAGACTAGCTAATCGCGTTATTCTTGTAGCTAAACAGGAGAGCGATAACAGCGAGGATTTACCCTATATACAAAGAGTCAATCAGGCCACAGATGTACTTCAGCACTCTGTAACACCTATGGTGCAGGATGCCAAGTCTGTAGCTATGAATATAACGGATGGACCTGCTATTTCAAGGTGGagggagagcaatcgagcg ttgctCAATAGTGTGGGACAAGTTCGAAGGGCTGTTCACACAGATCAAAGGACATCTCCAGACTTGTCGCAATTACGGATTAATGATG AGGCTAAAGTGCCACCACCTAGGCATACGTTTTTCGCTGATAAAG TGGGTGAACCGCTGAGAAATCAGCCGTCTCCCAGCAATTTGAAAGCGATCAGTCCTATCCTGGGTGGCGGAAAACCACAGCACGGCTCTGTTAGTCCTCTACCCAAATGGGCACGCGGAG GAGATAACCCAGCTCTTCTATACGAGGAACTAGCGTCTGATGATGTTGACAAATCGCCTCACGTAGGAG GACACTACGATAATAATTATCGGAATGAGGAGGACGATG aTATGGCGCCACCGAGGCCTCCACTACCCGGCAGTGATGTGGCACCCCCACGTCCTCCACCTCCGGAAACTGACGATGAGGACGAAATGTTCATGCATGCACCTCAACCAAATCAACCTATCATg ATGGCTGCTCATGGTCTTCATCAAGAGGTGCGTCAATGGTCTAGCAAGGACAATGATATTATTGCAGCAGCAAAGAAAATGGCAATTCTCATGGCAAGACTGTCTGGGCTTGTCCGAGGTGAAGGTGGCAATAAGCGTGATTTAATCGCGTGTGCTAAGGACATTGCTGAAGCTTCACAGGAGGTTACTCATCTTGCTAAAGAGCTTGCCCGAGAATGCACGGACAAGCGTATCAGAACG AATTTATTACAAGTGTGCGAGAGAATTCCCACTATTGGaactcaattaaaaatcctgtcaaCGGTAAAAGCTACGATGCTAGGTGCTCAAG AAATGCTCCCCACCTGGGAAGAGCTGATGCTATATG ATGAAATTATCGGATGCA GTACTGAGGAGGATCAAGAGGCAACTGATATGCTAGTTGGCAATGCCCAAAATTTGATGCAGAGTGTAAAAGAAACAGTCCGTGCTGCTGAGTGTGCCAGTATTAAAATTCGTACAGCATCGGGAATGAAATTACGCTGGGTAAGACGTCAGCCTTGGTACCAATACTAA
- the LOC135162961 gene encoding vinculin isoform X14 has translation MPVFHTKTIESILEPVAQQVSRLVILHEEAEDGNAMPDLGRPVQVVSMAVTNLVKVGKETINSSDDALLKQDMPSALQRVEGASRLLEEASALLKHDPYSGPARKKLIEGSRGILQGTSSLLLCFDESEVRKIIRECKRVLDYLAVTEVIETMEDLVHFLKNLSPCLSKVSREVSAREKELTHQVHREILVRCLDQVKTLAPILICSMKIFIHIISQGGKGAEEAAENRNYLSGRMSDELNEIIRVLQLTTYDEEEWDADQLTVLKKAQSAIESRVRAAHDWLDDGRAMRGGVGEKSIRQIIEQAERLAERYLHPMQAEPLRKLAGEISTMTDALCELRQDGKGTTPQAESLARGIKDKLNELRSSVASALVAADKSGLAQTAHTVAGRLEQANKWLLNPQQDDKGLGQRAIAMIIHEGKKQGIAYVAEGLPGIHKAEILQLCDEVDTLSHQLADLCAHGQGNTPRAQEIARQLSQKLYELKNRIQQAVVSRVVEDFIDITTPLKQFTDAVLIPEGTPGREQNFNEKTHTLQSFSSRAAKTARMVAAGGSGGNKKLAEALLTSASQVESLTPQLVNAGRIRMSYPESKAAHEHFENLRQQFAETMQRTRGLCDEATDSADFIRTSEEQMQKHAFLCEEAIVKQHPQKMVDNTAAIARLANRVILVAKQESDNSEDLPYIQRVNQATDVLQHSVTPMVQDAKSVAMNITDGPAISRWRESNRALLNSVGQVRRAVHTDQRTSPDLSQLRINDDMAPPRPPLPGSDVAPPRPPPPETDDEDEMFMHAPQPNQPIMMAAHGLHQEVRQWSSKDNDIIAAAKKMAILMARLSGLVRGEGGNKRDLIACAKDIAEASQEVTHLAKELARECTDKRIRTNLLQVCERIPTIGTQLKILSTVKATMLGAQEMLPTWEELMLYDEIIGCSTEEDQEATDMLVGNAQNLMQSVKETVRAAECASIKIRTASGMKLRWVRRQPWYQY, from the exons ATGCCGGTGTTTCACACGAAGACCATCGAGAGTATCCTCGAGCCTGTGGCACAGCAG GTCTCGCGGCTCGTGATTCTTCATGAAGAGGCTGAAGATGGCAACGCTATGCCTGACCTTGGCCGTCCTGTCCAGGTGGTCAGCATGGCAGTGACAAATCTTGTCAAAGTTGGAAAAGAAACAATCAATTCCTCGGACGATGCGCTACTTAAGCAAGACATGCCCTCAGCATTGCAGCGGGTTGAGGGGGCTTCTAGGCTGTTGGAGGAGGCTTCAGCATTGCTTAAACATGATCCGTACTCAGGACCAGCTAg aaaaaaactgATAGAAGGCTCTCGTGGAATTCTCCAAGGCACGAGTTCCCTTCTTCTCTGTTTCGACGAAAGTGAAGTGAGAAAAATCATTCGTGAATGTAAACGGGTATTGGATTATCTCGCTGTAACCGAAGTGATTGAAACAATGGAGGATCTTGTccattttttgaagaatttaagCCCCTGTCTGAGTAAAGTTTCGCGTGAAGTTAGCGCGAGGGAGAAGGAATTGACGCACCAGGTGCACAGAGAAATTCTAGTCCGTTGTTTGGATCAAGTCAAGACACTGGCCCCTATTCTTATATGCtcgatgaaaatattcattcacaTTATATCACAAGGTGGCAAGGGAGCTGAGGAGGCAGCCGAAAATCGTAATTACTTATCTGGGCGAATGTCGGATGAGTTGAATGAAATCATTCGGGTTCTCCAACTTACTACTTATGATGAGGAAGAGTGGGATGCTGATCAATTAACG GTTTTAAAGAAGGCTCAGAGTGCTATTGAGTCTCGTGTACGAGCAGCACACGATTGGCTCGACGACGGAAGGGCAATGCGTGGTGGTGTCGGTGAAAAGAGTATTAGACAAATTATTGAACAGGCAGAGAGGCTGGCTGAGAGATATTTACACCCAATGCAGGCAGAACCCCTAAGAAAACTCGCTGGTGAAATTTCAACTATGACAGATGCACTCTGTGAGCTTCGTCAGGATGGCAAag GAACTACACCACAAGCAGAGTCCCTCGCTCGTGGAATAAAGGATAAATTGAATGAACTCCGATCGTCAGTGGCATCTGCTCTTGTGGCAGCTGACAAGTCTGGGCTTGCTCAGACGGCGCACACAGTAGCTGGACGTCTTGAGCAGGCTAACAAGTGGTTATTAAATCCTCAACAAGATGACAAGGGACTAGGACAGAGAGCCATTGCCatgattattcatgaaggcAAAAAG CAGGGTATAGCCTAT GTTGCTGAGGGTCTGCCAGGCATTCACAAAGCAGAAATCCTCCAGTTATGCGACGAAGTCGATACTCTATCCCATCAACTGGCCGACCTCTGTGCTCATGGTCAAGGCAACACTCCACGAGCTCAAGAAATAGCTCGTCAATTGTCGCAGAAACTCtacgaattgaaaaatcgcatTCAACAAGCGGTTGTCTCTCGAGTAGTCGAGGATTTCATCGACATAACAACCCCATTGAAACAATTCACCGATGCCGTCTTGATCCCTGAGGGTACCCCAGGACGTGAacagaatttcaatgaaaaaacacACACTCTCCAGAGTTTCTCTAGCAGGGCAGCTAAAACCGCCAGAATGGTGGCCGCTGGAGGCAGCGGAGGTAACAAAAAACTCGCTGAGGCACTTCTCACTAGTGCATCACAAGTAGAATCACTGACGCCACAGTTGGTCAATGCTGGGAGAATCAGGATGAGCTATCCAGAGAGCAAAGCAGCGCACGagcattttgaaaatttacgtCAACAATTTGCTGAGACAATGCAGAGAACCCGAGGTCTCTGTGATGAAGCAACTGATAGTGCAGATTTTATAAGAACTTCGGAGGAGCAGATGCAAAAGCACGCTTTTCTGTGTGAAGAGGCCATTGTAAAGCAACATCCACAAAAGATGGTGGACAATACTGCTGCCATTGCTAGACTAGCTAATCGCGTTATTCTTGTAGCTAAACAGGAGAGCGATAACAGCGAGGATTTACCCTATATACAAAGAGTCAATCAGGCCACAGATGTACTTCAGCACTCTGTAACACCTATGGTGCAGGATGCCAAGTCTGTAGCTATGAATATAACGGATGGACCTGCTATTTCAAGGTGGagggagagcaatcgagcg ttgctCAATAGTGTGGGACAAGTTCGAAGGGCTGTTCACACAGATCAAAGGACATCTCCAGACTTGTCGCAATTACGGATTAATGATG aTATGGCGCCACCGAGGCCTCCACTACCCGGCAGTGATGTGGCACCCCCACGTCCTCCACCTCCGGAAACTGACGATGAGGACGAAATGTTCATGCATGCACCTCAACCAAATCAACCTATCATg ATGGCTGCTCATGGTCTTCATCAAGAGGTGCGTCAATGGTCTAGCAAGGACAATGATATTATTGCAGCAGCAAAGAAAATGGCAATTCTCATGGCAAGACTGTCTGGGCTTGTCCGAGGTGAAGGTGGCAATAAGCGTGATTTAATCGCGTGTGCTAAGGACATTGCTGAAGCTTCACAGGAGGTTACTCATCTTGCTAAAGAGCTTGCCCGAGAATGCACGGACAAGCGTATCAGAACG AATTTATTACAAGTGTGCGAGAGAATTCCCACTATTGGaactcaattaaaaatcctgtcaaCGGTAAAAGCTACGATGCTAGGTGCTCAAG AAATGCTCCCCACCTGGGAAGAGCTGATGCTATATG ATGAAATTATCGGATGCA GTACTGAGGAGGATCAAGAGGCAACTGATATGCTAGTTGGCAATGCCCAAAATTTGATGCAGAGTGTAAAAGAAACAGTCCGTGCTGCTGAGTGTGCCAGTATTAAAATTCGTACAGCATCGGGAATGAAATTACGCTGGGTAAGACGTCAGCCTTGGTACCAATACTAA
- the LOC135162961 gene encoding vinculin isoform X6, with protein MPVFHTKTIESILEPVAQQVSRLVILHEEAEDGNAMPDLGRPVQVVSMAVTNLVKVGKETINSSDDALLKQDMPSALQRVEGASRLLEEASALLKHDPYSGPARKKLIEGSRGILQGTSSLLLCFDESEVRKIIRECKRVLDYLAVTEVIETMEDLVHFLKNLSPCLSKVSREVSAREKELTHQVHREILVRCLDQVKTLAPILICSMKIFIHIISQGGKGAEEAAENRNYLSGRMSDELNEIIRVLQLTTYDEEEWDADQLTVLKKAQSAIESRVRAAHDWLDDGRAMRGGVGEKSIRQIIEQAERLAERYLHPMQAEPLRKLAGEISTMTDALCELRQDGKGTTPQAESLARGIKDKLNELRSSVASALVAADKSGLAQTAHTVAGRLEQANKWLLNPQQDDKGLGQRAIAMIIHEGKKQGIAYVAEGLPGIHKAEILQLCDEVDTLSHQLADLCAHGQGNTPRAQEIARQLSQKLYELKNRIQQAVVSRVVEDFIDITTPLKQFTDAVLIPEGTPGREQNFNEKTHTLQSFSSRAAKTARMVAAGGSGGNKKLAEALLTSASQVESLTPQLVNAGRIRMSYPESKAAHEHFENLRQQFAETMQRTRGLCDEATDSADFIRTSEEQMQKHAFLCEEAIVKQHPQKMVDNTAAIARLANRVILVAKQESDNSEDLPYIQRVNQATDVLQHSVTPMVQDAKSVAMNITDGPAISRWRESNRALLNSVGQVRRAVHTDQRTSPDLSQLRINDEAKVPPPRHTFFADKVGEPLRNQPSPSNLKAISPILGGGKPQHGSVSPLPKWARGGDNPALLYEELASDDVDKSPHVGGHYDNNYRNEEDDDMAPPRPPLPGSDVAPPRPPPPETDDEDEMFMHAPQPNQPIMMAAHGLHQEVRQWSSKDNDIIAAAKKMAILMARLSGLVRGEGGNKRDLIACAKDIAEASQEVTHLAKELARECTDKRIRTNLLQVCERIPTIGTQLKILSTVKATMLGAQGTEEDQEATDMLVGNAQNLMQSVKETVRAAECASIKIRTASGMKLRWVRRQPWYQY; from the exons ATGCCGGTGTTTCACACGAAGACCATCGAGAGTATCCTCGAGCCTGTGGCACAGCAG GTCTCGCGGCTCGTGATTCTTCATGAAGAGGCTGAAGATGGCAACGCTATGCCTGACCTTGGCCGTCCTGTCCAGGTGGTCAGCATGGCAGTGACAAATCTTGTCAAAGTTGGAAAAGAAACAATCAATTCCTCGGACGATGCGCTACTTAAGCAAGACATGCCCTCAGCATTGCAGCGGGTTGAGGGGGCTTCTAGGCTGTTGGAGGAGGCTTCAGCATTGCTTAAACATGATCCGTACTCAGGACCAGCTAg aaaaaaactgATAGAAGGCTCTCGTGGAATTCTCCAAGGCACGAGTTCCCTTCTTCTCTGTTTCGACGAAAGTGAAGTGAGAAAAATCATTCGTGAATGTAAACGGGTATTGGATTATCTCGCTGTAACCGAAGTGATTGAAACAATGGAGGATCTTGTccattttttgaagaatttaagCCCCTGTCTGAGTAAAGTTTCGCGTGAAGTTAGCGCGAGGGAGAAGGAATTGACGCACCAGGTGCACAGAGAAATTCTAGTCCGTTGTTTGGATCAAGTCAAGACACTGGCCCCTATTCTTATATGCtcgatgaaaatattcattcacaTTATATCACAAGGTGGCAAGGGAGCTGAGGAGGCAGCCGAAAATCGTAATTACTTATCTGGGCGAATGTCGGATGAGTTGAATGAAATCATTCGGGTTCTCCAACTTACTACTTATGATGAGGAAGAGTGGGATGCTGATCAATTAACG GTTTTAAAGAAGGCTCAGAGTGCTATTGAGTCTCGTGTACGAGCAGCACACGATTGGCTCGACGACGGAAGGGCAATGCGTGGTGGTGTCGGTGAAAAGAGTATTAGACAAATTATTGAACAGGCAGAGAGGCTGGCTGAGAGATATTTACACCCAATGCAGGCAGAACCCCTAAGAAAACTCGCTGGTGAAATTTCAACTATGACAGATGCACTCTGTGAGCTTCGTCAGGATGGCAAag GAACTACACCACAAGCAGAGTCCCTCGCTCGTGGAATAAAGGATAAATTGAATGAACTCCGATCGTCAGTGGCATCTGCTCTTGTGGCAGCTGACAAGTCTGGGCTTGCTCAGACGGCGCACACAGTAGCTGGACGTCTTGAGCAGGCTAACAAGTGGTTATTAAATCCTCAACAAGATGACAAGGGACTAGGACAGAGAGCCATTGCCatgattattcatgaaggcAAAAAG CAGGGTATAGCCTAT GTTGCTGAGGGTCTGCCAGGCATTCACAAAGCAGAAATCCTCCAGTTATGCGACGAAGTCGATACTCTATCCCATCAACTGGCCGACCTCTGTGCTCATGGTCAAGGCAACACTCCACGAGCTCAAGAAATAGCTCGTCAATTGTCGCAGAAACTCtacgaattgaaaaatcgcatTCAACAAGCGGTTGTCTCTCGAGTAGTCGAGGATTTCATCGACATAACAACCCCATTGAAACAATTCACCGATGCCGTCTTGATCCCTGAGGGTACCCCAGGACGTGAacagaatttcaatgaaaaaacacACACTCTCCAGAGTTTCTCTAGCAGGGCAGCTAAAACCGCCAGAATGGTGGCCGCTGGAGGCAGCGGAGGTAACAAAAAACTCGCTGAGGCACTTCTCACTAGTGCATCACAAGTAGAATCACTGACGCCACAGTTGGTCAATGCTGGGAGAATCAGGATGAGCTATCCAGAGAGCAAAGCAGCGCACGagcattttgaaaatttacgtCAACAATTTGCTGAGACAATGCAGAGAACCCGAGGTCTCTGTGATGAAGCAACTGATAGTGCAGATTTTATAAGAACTTCGGAGGAGCAGATGCAAAAGCACGCTTTTCTGTGTGAAGAGGCCATTGTAAAGCAACATCCACAAAAGATGGTGGACAATACTGCTGCCATTGCTAGACTAGCTAATCGCGTTATTCTTGTAGCTAAACAGGAGAGCGATAACAGCGAGGATTTACCCTATATACAAAGAGTCAATCAGGCCACAGATGTACTTCAGCACTCTGTAACACCTATGGTGCAGGATGCCAAGTCTGTAGCTATGAATATAACGGATGGACCTGCTATTTCAAGGTGGagggagagcaatcgagcg ttgctCAATAGTGTGGGACAAGTTCGAAGGGCTGTTCACACAGATCAAAGGACATCTCCAGACTTGTCGCAATTACGGATTAATGATG AGGCTAAAGTGCCACCACCTAGGCATACGTTTTTCGCTGATAAAG TGGGTGAACCGCTGAGAAATCAGCCGTCTCCCAGCAATTTGAAAGCGATCAGTCCTATCCTGGGTGGCGGAAAACCACAGCACGGCTCTGTTAGTCCTCTACCCAAATGGGCACGCGGAG GAGATAACCCAGCTCTTCTATACGAGGAACTAGCGTCTGATGATGTTGACAAATCGCCTCACGTAGGAG GACACTACGATAATAATTATCGGAATGAGGAGGACGATG aTATGGCGCCACCGAGGCCTCCACTACCCGGCAGTGATGTGGCACCCCCACGTCCTCCACCTCCGGAAACTGACGATGAGGACGAAATGTTCATGCATGCACCTCAACCAAATCAACCTATCATg ATGGCTGCTCATGGTCTTCATCAAGAGGTGCGTCAATGGTCTAGCAAGGACAATGATATTATTGCAGCAGCAAAGAAAATGGCAATTCTCATGGCAAGACTGTCTGGGCTTGTCCGAGGTGAAGGTGGCAATAAGCGTGATTTAATCGCGTGTGCTAAGGACATTGCTGAAGCTTCACAGGAGGTTACTCATCTTGCTAAAGAGCTTGCCCGAGAATGCACGGACAAGCGTATCAGAACG AATTTATTACAAGTGTGCGAGAGAATTCCCACTATTGGaactcaattaaaaatcctgtcaaCGGTAAAAGCTACGATGCTAGGTGCTCAAG GTACTGAGGAGGATCAAGAGGCAACTGATATGCTAGTTGGCAATGCCCAAAATTTGATGCAGAGTGTAAAAGAAACAGTCCGTGCTGCTGAGTGTGCCAGTATTAAAATTCGTACAGCATCGGGAATGAAATTACGCTGGGTAAGACGTCAGCCTTGGTACCAATACTAA